Proteins from a genomic interval of Williamwhitmania sp.:
- a CDS encoding helix-turn-helix domain-containing protein: protein MKFEKHIPTERLRRYIKYFVVSENNVQSEYKVFPSSGLVIGFQYKGELATIVDKTENKLTSAGITGISNSYKIFKSSANIGTILVYFTEIGFTHFASHPANELFNLSISLDNIFDKNRVSEVEERLAIVKTDMQRIKAVEQFLLTQLKVIQTDKLIVEAVKLIYQSKGTIRIKELNNKLFISQSPFEKRFRKVVGTTPKKFASIVRFNTVLENLDKTKSLTEICYENNFFDQAHFIKNFKQFTGDNPESFKHLL, encoded by the coding sequence ATGAAATTTGAAAAGCATATTCCTACAGAGAGACTAAGGCGCTACATCAAGTATTTTGTAGTGTCGGAGAACAATGTTCAAAGTGAGTATAAAGTTTTCCCATCCTCGGGGCTTGTTATTGGATTTCAATACAAAGGAGAACTTGCAACCATAGTAGACAAAACCGAAAACAAGCTGACCTCAGCAGGCATTACAGGAATCTCCAATAGCTATAAAATCTTTAAAAGCTCAGCAAACATCGGAACAATATTAGTCTACTTTACAGAAATTGGATTTACTCACTTTGCCTCACATCCGGCCAACGAGCTATTCAACCTGAGCATTTCGCTCGACAACATCTTCGACAAAAACAGGGTAAGTGAGGTTGAAGAAAGGTTGGCGATTGTGAAGACCGATATGCAAAGAATTAAAGCTGTTGAGCAGTTTTTACTCACACAGCTCAAAGTCATTCAAACGGACAAGCTAATAGTTGAAGCCGTAAAACTCATCTACCAAAGTAAAGGAACCATACGAATAAAAGAGCTTAACAATAAGCTGTTTATCAGTCAAAGCCCTTTTGAAAAACGGTTTAGAAAGGTTGTTGGAACAACACCAAAAAAGTTTGCTTCTATTGTCCGCTTCAACACCGTGCTCGAAAACTTGGACAAGACCAAATCCTTGACAGAAATCTGCTACGAAAACAACTTTTTTGACCAGGCACATTTCATAAAGAACTTTAAACAGTTTACAGGGGATAATCCCGAGAGTTTTAAACATCTTCTGTAG
- a CDS encoding virulence RhuM family protein, protein MKNENKNIIIYNTADGKASVSLYAKDGMVWMNQNQLAELFATSKPNISMHISNILKECELDTNSVVKDYLTTATDGKDYKVTFYSLEMILAIGFRVRSKRGTQFRIWANQNLKEYMVKGFIMDDERLKNPDGRPDYFDELLERIRDIRASEKRFYQKVRELFALSSDYDPSDKATQMFFAETQNKLLYAVTGKTAAEIILSRADASKENMALTSWKGTIVRKQDIYIAKNYLIADEIDTLNRLVIIFLETAELRAKERMDINISFWKENVDRIIQFSDKKALTGPGSVSNALMEQKVNEIYKEFNALRKVYEARIADIKDIEEIKAIENKVKSSLRKSDNTKKLK, encoded by the coding sequence ATGAAAAACGAGAATAAAAATATAATCATATACAATACTGCGGATGGCAAAGCTTCTGTTTCGCTTTATGCCAAAGACGGTATGGTGTGGATGAATCAGAACCAGCTGGCCGAACTTTTTGCCACCTCTAAGCCCAATATCAGTATGCATATATCTAATATACTGAAAGAATGTGAATTAGATACAAATTCAGTTGTTAAGGATTACTTAACAACTGCAACCGATGGCAAAGATTACAAAGTTACTTTTTACTCGCTTGAAATGATTTTGGCAATTGGTTTCAGGGTACGTAGCAAACGTGGGACACAATTTCGTATTTGGGCCAACCAAAACCTGAAAGAGTACATGGTTAAAGGTTTTATTATGGACGATGAGCGCCTGAAAAATCCCGATGGCCGTCCCGACTACTTTGACGAATTGCTTGAACGTATCCGTGATATTCGGGCATCAGAAAAGCGATTTTACCAGAAAGTGCGCGAATTGTTTGCATTAAGTAGCGATTACGACCCATCCGATAAAGCCACCCAAATGTTTTTTGCAGAAACGCAAAATAAGCTACTCTATGCCGTAACCGGAAAAACTGCTGCCGAAATAATTCTATCAAGGGCCGATGCATCCAAAGAGAATATGGCCCTTACCTCGTGGAAAGGTACAATTGTGAGGAAACAAGATATTTACATTGCAAAGAATTATCTCATTGCAGACGAGATCGATACACTGAACAGGTTGGTGATTATATTCTTAGAAACAGCCGAATTGCGGGCAAAAGAGAGGATGGATATAAACATATCGTTTTGGAAAGAAAATGTTGACCGGATTATACAGTTTAGTGATAAAAAAGCACTTACAGGTCCCGGATCGGTTTCTAATGCCTTGATGGAGCAAAAGGTCAACGAAATTTACAAAGAATTTAATGCCCTAAGGAAAGTTTACGAAGCCAGAATTGCAGATATTAAAGATATTGAAGAAATAAAAGCAATAGAAAATAAAGTTAAAAGCAGCCTTAGAAAATCTGACAATACGAAAAAACTTAAATAA